A segment of the Asinibacterium sp. OR53 genome:
TATTCGGGATGATAGATAAGGCCTGTGAGCAGATCATTTATAAATACGAGCCAGCATCCGTTCATTAATTCAACAATATTCAGATACTATTTTCATGAGCAAACCGGGATTACCTCAAGGCACCAGGGATTTCAGCGCAGCCGTTGTTCGCAAGCGCCAGTATATTTTCAATACCATCCGCACCGTATTCGAGCGTTATGGCTTCCAGCCACTGGAAACGCCTGCTATGGAAAACCTCGACACACTCATGGGCAAGTATGGCGAAGAAGGGGATAAACTCATTTTCAAAATACTCAACAACGGACTGGATAATCCCGCCAAGCACGATGCAGCCAGAGCAGACTTCGAAAAAGTATTGCAGGGAAAAAACACAAAGGGCATTACTGAAAGAGCGCTTCGTTATGACCTTACTATTCCTTTTGCGCGTTATGTGGCCATGAACCATGGTCAGCTGACCATGCCTTTCAAACGATACCAGGTACAGCCGGTATGGCGTGCCGACAGGCCGCAAAAGGGCCGGTACCGCGAGTTCTACCAGTGCGATGCGGATGTGGTAGGCAGTTACAGCCTGTTGAATGAAGTAGAATTGGCCAATATCTACGCTACTGTTTTTGCGCAATTGGGCGTACGTGTTGAGATACGCATCAACAGCCGCAAAATACTGGCCGCATTAGCCGAAATATGCGGCGGGGCCGATAAAATGACCGATATCACCATTGCGATTGACAAGCTGGATAAAATTGGTATTGAAAAAGTGAAGGAAGAATTGATCCAGCGCGGATTGAATACCCAACAGGTAGCAACCATCGAAACCTACCTGAACATAGAAGGCGACAATGCCGGTAAAATAAATCAACTGCGTTCGCTGCTGGGCAACAACACAACGGGACAAAAAGGAATTGAAGAAATCGAATACCTGCTCTCCTTTTCACAACTAACAAACAATAATTCACCACTCACAACAGATTTCACCCTGGCCCGCGGCCTCAACTACTATACGGGTATCATTTTCGAAGTGAAGGCACTGGATGTGCAAATGGGCAGTATTGGTGGCGGTGGCCGCTACGATGATCTCACCGGCTTGTTCGGTGTACCCAATGTTCCAGGGGTGGGCATCAGTTTCGGGGTTGACCGGATTTATGATGTGATAGAAGAATTGCAACTGTTTCCCGATGCAGTTCAGGCAGGTACCCGTGTGTTATTTTTTAATTTGGGCGATGCAGAGAGCAAAGCGGCGTTTGTATTGATGCAGCAATTGAGGGAAAAAGGTATTGCGGCTGAGTTGTATCATGAAAACAGCAAATTCGATAAGCAATTTAAATATGCTGAGAAAAAGCATATCCCTTTTGCAGTGATCATTGGCAGCAAAGAACTGGAAACAGGTACTTGCGTGGTTCGTCAATTGAGCGACGGGCAACAGCAAACCATCCCCCAATCAGCGTTGGCCGGCCGTTCCTTCTAAACTTTGGCACAATATTCGGTGGATTGGGTAGTCAATTCCTGATACCATGAGAATTCCGGTCATTACTTTATGTTTCGTTGTGCTGGTTGCTGCGTGTAACCGGAAAACCGTTCCTTCCAAAAACAAAGTGCCGCCACCCACAACTACATTGCCTGGCAAACCAGCTCCACCCAATGCAACAGTGCCTCCTGCTTCAGCAGATTCCCCTGCAGTCATCAACCCGGCGATCATGGGCAGTCCCATGATCGTGATAGACGGATCGGGCAATATTGTTACCGCGAAAGACAAACTTCCTTCTGATATCGCAGCCAAAGTGCATCTCTCCGGCTTGGCAAGGTCTTTTACGCCTGCACAAAAAAAGAACCTGGTGTACCGGTACAAGATGATCCCACCGAAAGTGCTGTATGTGCCCGAAGGGTATGTTTCGAAAAGCGCCCGCGGGAAATACATCGTTTACCGCAAAAAATTCTGGTACTGGCAAAAAGCCGACGGGCTTTTTCATTTAGACCCTACTTATTATCAATAATCTAATTACAAGCCTTCATATACAACAGCGGCCCCCTGCCCTACACCTACGCACATGGTAGCGAGCCCGTATTTCAATTCTCTCCGGTGCATCTCGTGTAATAAAGTAGCGGAAATACGTGCCCCGCTGCATCCCAGCGGGTGACCAAGCGCAATAGCACCACCATTTACATTCACTTTGGTATGATCGAATTCCAGTTCACGCATACAGGCAATACTTTGTGAAGCGAAGGCTTCATTGAGTTCTATAAGATCGAGGTCCTTCACAGTAAGTCCCGCCCGCTGTAACGCTTTCTCCGACGCCGGTACGGGCCCAATACCCATGATGCCGGGATGCACGCCTGCAACACCCATGCTTACCACACGCGCCAGCGGTGTGAGGTTGAATACTTTCACTGCTTCTTCGCTGGCCAGTAACACCGCAGCGGCGCCATCGTTGATGCCCGATGAATTGCCTGCCGTAACGGTTCCGTCCTTCGCGAAAGCCGGACGCAATCCCGCCAGTTTCTCCAATGAGGTTTGCCTGGGATGCTCATCCTGCACGAACCAGTTCACCATATTATCGTTCACCATTTCTACCGCCACGATCTCATCATCCCATTTACCTGCGGCCAGTGCCGCCGCATATTTTTCCTGCGAAGCCAGCGCAAAAAGGTCCTGCTCTTCCCTGCTGATCTCCCATTCGCGGGCCACATTCTCTGCGGTCTCGCCCATACTGTAAGGATGATACATTTCGGTTAGCTTCTTATTGGTAAAGCGCCAGCCGATGGTAGTATCATAAGTTTCTGTTTTACGGCTCCAGGCCCCATCGCTCTTAGCGGTTACAAAAGGCGCGCGCGTCATACTTTCCGCGCCTCCTGCGATATACAACATCCCTTCATTGCACATGATGGCCCTGGATGCATCCATGATGGCCTGCAACCCGCTGGCACAAAGCCTGTTAACAGTATTGCCAGCTACGCTGATGGGCAAGCCCGCCAGCAACGCAGCCATACGCGCCACATCGCGGTTGTCTTCACCCGCCTGGTTGGCAGCGCCGGCAATCACATCTTCTATCCTGGAAACATCTATACCGGGATTACGGTTGATCAGGGCGGTGATCACCAGTGCCAGGAGGTCATCGGGCCTGGTGGCACTCAATCTTCCGCCATAACGGCCAATGGGTGTTCTTACCGCATCTATTACATAACAGGTTTGCATATCAAAGGGTCTTATGTTTCATTGATGCGCAAGATAGAATATGTAGCGGTATCTTTGCAGGATGGATACACAGCGGGAGAATATCAGGCACCTGGGTTTGGATGGACTGACAGCTTATTTTGAACAGATAGGCGAAAAGAAATTCCGTGTCAAACAAGTGCACGAATGGCTCTGGCAGAAGCACGCGCATAGCTTTGAGGAAATGACCAACCTGAGTAAGGACCTGCGCGCAAAGCTGGCACAGGATTTCTCATTGCCTGCCCTGCAGGTGGATGCCACCCAGTTCAGTAACGACGGTACTGTTAAAAGTCGCTTCAAAACCGTAGAAGGGCATTTGATAGAAGGTGTGCTGATACCTACCGAAGACCGTAAAACAGCCTGCGTATCGTCGCAGATCGGTTGCAGTCTCAGTTGTAAGTTCTGTGCCACCGGATATATCGAACGTAAGCGCAATCTGCACTTCGACGAGATATACGACCAGGTGGTGCTCATCAACCAGCAAAGTCTGCAAGCTTATAACCAGAAGCTGAGCAATATTGTTTTCATGGGTATGGGCGAGCCTTTGCTCAACTATTCCAATGTAATGAAAGCCATAGAGCGCATTTCAGCGGAAGATGGATTGTTCATGAGTCCGCGGCGCATTACGGTTTCCACTGCCGGTGTTGCCAAGCAGATCAAAAAATTGGGTGATGACCAGGTGCGTTTCAAACTGGCTTTATCGCTCCATGCAGCCAATGATGCCAAGCGGAACGAGATCATGCCCATCAACGAATCGAACAATATCAAAGCGTTGATCGAAGCCCTGAATTATTTCTACAAACAAACGGGAAATGAGATCACGCTGGAATATATTCTTTTCAAAGACCTGAACGACAGCAAGCAGGATGCAGAAGAACTGGTGAAAGTATTCAGGCAGATTCCTGCCGACCTGGTCAATATCATCGAATACAATACCATCGATGCTTTTAAATTCACGAAGCCCGATGAAGACGATATCCAGCGTTTTATGAACATACTGGAAGCCAATCATGTGAATGCCCGGTTGAGAAGGAGTCGTGGCAGGGACATAGACGCGGCTTGCGGACAATTGGCCAATAAAGGATAAATAAACATACCCGTCATCCCAAGCGAGCAAAGCGAGCCGAGGGACCTGTTGTAAAACAGCAAATCAATACAAATGCAAAAAAAACGTACCGACAACTTCAGCAAATTTGCCAATAAAAAGAAAGGCAGTGCTATCAAGGAATCCATCCGCCAGGAAAAGAAAAAGATCAAAGCTGAAGCCAGGGTTGCAGGCGAAGAGTTCCGTAAAAAGAAGCTGGATAAGATGCGTGGAGTGAGTGAAGAAAAGGGAATTAAAAGCCAAAAGTCAGCAATTAAAAGTCAAAAAAAAGAGCCCAAATCAACTGCCAGCCGTCAGCATGCTGACAATCAGCAATCAGCAATCAGCAATCAGAAACTTCCCAGTCAATCATCAGACATCATGCCGCTGAATAAATTCATCGCACACGCAGGCGTTTGCGGAAGAAGAGAAGCAGCAGAACTGGTGAAAGAAGGGAAAGTAGTGGTGAATGGGGATAAAATATTTGAACCGGGATATAAGGTTTCTGCAAAAGATAAAGTGGTGGTAAAAGGCAAGCAGGTTTTCCTGCAAAAAAATGCCGTTTATGTTTTGCTCAACAAACCAAAAGACTATATCACTACCTCGAACGATCCGCAAGGCAGGAAAACGGTGCTGGAGCTTGTTAAAAGCGCTACCACAGAACGCATATATCCGGTGGGTCGTCTCGACAGAAACACAACAGGCGTACTGCTGCTTACCAACGACGGCGAGTTAGCGCAAAAACTCACCCACCCTTCTTTTGAAGTTAAAAAAATATACGAAGTAACGCTCGATAAACCTGTTACCAAAAAAGACCTGGACACCATTTTATCGGGCGTGACGCTGGAAGACGGTTTTGTATCGGCCGATGCAGTTGGTTATGCCGATACAAAAAGCAAAAATATTGTAGGTATTGAAATACACAGCGGCCGCAACCGTATCGTGCGCCGCATTTTTGAGCACCTGGGGTACGATGTAAAAGGATTGGATCGCGTGATGTTCGCTAATCTCACCAAGAAAAATGTAGATCGCGGCAAATGGCGCTATCTCAACGAAAAAGAAGTGAGACTGTTGAAATTCCTCAACAACTCTTTCATTAAAAAAACTGTCTAGAAAAGATCGTTATCCTCTAACAACTGCCAACTAACAACTATCATCTCCATGAGGCCGGAAATTATTTTCGAGAACGAATATTTTGTTGCAGTAAACAAACCTGCGGGGCTGCTGAGTATCCCCGATCGTTTGGGACAGGAACTCTCTTTGAAGCAATTACTGAAAGACAGGTACGGCGAAATTTACACTGTTCACCGCCTCGATAAAGACACGAGCGGCATCATTGTATTTGCAAAAGATGAAGCCACGCACAAACAATTATCGCAGTCGTTCGAAGGACGTGAAGTAGAAAAATATTACCTGGGCCTCGTGCAGGGCATTCCCTTTAACAAACAAGACAGTGTTGACGCTTCCATCATGGAACATCCCGGCAAGACCGGCAAAATGATCACGCATGTAAAAGGCAAAGCCTCCCTGACCGATTATGAAGTGCTGGAATCGTTTCGCTTATACAGTTGGATGCAGTTCCGTATCCATACCGGGCGTACGCACCAGATCAGGCTGCACATGCAGCACATAGGGCACCCCATTGTGTGCGACGATCTCTATGGCGACGCGCAGCCTGTTCTGCTATCAGCCCTTAAAAAGAAATTCAAACTTTCTAAAGCCGCGGAAGAAGAAAGGCCTTTGTTGTCACGACTGGCATTGCATTCCCACCGGTTGAGCTTTGATCTCAACGGAGAACGTTTTGAACTGGAAGCCGAATTGCCCAAAGAACTCCGCGCATTGCTGCAGCAATTACGCAAGTGGAGTTCCTGATCAATCCTGCTTGTATACAACACCATTCTTCATTACAAATTTCACTTTCTCCATAGACCGGATGTCTTTTACCGGATCACCATCGATGGCAACAATATCGGCCAGCTTTCCTTTCTCAATCACGCCCAGGCGATCATCGCCCAGGAGGTCGGCAGCAGAAAGCGTTGCAGCGCGGATGGTTTCCAACGCAGGCATGCCTGCTTCATTCATGTACACAAATTCCATCCAGTTCTTGCCGTGGGCATAAACACCGGCATCTGTACCAAACGCGATCTTTACGCCTGTCTTGTATGCTTTGGCAAATGTGTTCTGCACTTTAGGTCCGATGGCCAATGCCTTGGGGGCAACCAACTCCGGAAAATAGCCGGGCTTTTTAGCCGAATCGGCAACAGATTTTCCTGCAATGATGGTGGGTACATAATAGGTACCCATTTTCTTCATCAGTTCCATCGCTTCATCATCCATATAAGTGCCATGTTCAATAGAGTTCACGCCTGCACGTATGGCGCGTTTCATGGCTTCTGCACCGTGACAATGCGCCGCCACTTTAAAACCATAGTCTTTTGCCGTTTCTACAATGGCTTTCAGTTCTGCATCTGTGAACTGTGGGTTCTCACCACTTTTGGCCACACTCAGCACGCCGCCCGATGCAGTGATCTTGATCACATCGCTTCCTTCTTTGTACCGCTGGCGAACAGCTTTCATAGCATCATCGGCGCCGTTGATTACGCCGGCAGCCGGACCGGGATCACCCATCAGGTCTCTGCGGTAACCGTTGGTAGGATCTGCATGTCCGCCTGTAGTGGCAATAGCTTTGCCCGCAGTATATACACGTGGGCCCACGATCAATCCTTTATTGATGGCATTGCGCAATGAAATATTCACGCCCGATCCACCCAGGTCGCGAACGGTGGTAAACCCGGCCATCAGGGTTTTGCCTGCAAACACCACCGACTGGAATGCATAGTCTGCCGGGTTGTAAGTGAAGGTTTCCATGTACCTATTGGGACTCGTTTCCGATTCCAGGTGCACATGCATATCAATCAATCCGGGCATCACCGTTCTGTTCTTCAGATCGATCAGTTTATCGGCAGGGCCGGCATTTGCATAACCTTTCTGCACTTCAGCAATTTTATTGCCTTCTGTAATGATGGTCATTTCTTTCAGCAATTGCAGGTGCTGAACATCTACCAGTTGTCCGCAATGGATGATGGTGCGTTGCGCCAGCAGGTTACCGGCCATGCAACTCATAAAAAAGAAAAGTAGCAGCTTTCTCATGGATGATATAGTTTGGTGAAAGTTAATCAAAAAAAAGCCCCGGTAATCAAATTACCAGGGCCTCAGGCTGAGAACAAAATATCGATTGCTTGCTTATACTTATTTATTAGGCTGTGGCGTATAACGCAGGTAAGGCTTCACCTCTTTCACGCCTTTGGGAAATTTCTGGATCGCATCTGCTGTGCTGATAGAGGTAACCACGATCACATCTTCCCCTTCTTTCCAGTCGGCAGGCGTAGCCACACTGTAATTGGCTGTCAGTTGCAAAGAGTCGATCACACGCAATACTTCGTGGAAATTCCTTCCGGTTGATGCGGGATAAGTAAGGGTAAGTTTGATTTTTTTATCCGGACCGATCACAAACAGGGAGCGAACGGTAAATGTTTCTGATGCATTGGGATGGATCATGCCATAAGCATTGGCAATGGATTTATCTTCATCGGCAATGATGGGGAAACCAACAGTAACGTGCTGCGTTTCGTTGATATCATTCACCCATCCATTGTGTTTATCGAGCGGGTCAACACTCAGCGCCAGCACTTTCACATTGCGTTTGGCAAACTCTTCCTGTAAAAGAGCCGTTTTGCCCAATTCAGTGGTGCAAACCGGTGTATAATCGGCAGGGTGGGAAAAAAGAATACCCCATCCATTGCCTAAATACTCGTGAAAATCGATATTGCCAGCCGTGGTTACGGCTTTGAAGTTGGGCGCCAGGTCCCCTAAACGTAAACTCATGGTGATTATTTTTTGGATCACGAAAATACTTATTTCCTACAAAACTGGTAGACTTATTTTAAAAAATATTCTTACTCCTTTGCTTTTTTAAGGGTTCTGGCCTTTTTCAGGGCGGTTTTCCCGAATTTATTCTTTACCTCGTCGATGGCTTTATACAGCTTGTTTTTTCTTTCAGCATCATCAAAAAGGCTGCCCTGGACAGCATGGTTGGTGAGCTCACTCAACCGCACGCCCAGCAAGCGAACGGACTGTCCTTTGCGGTATAATTGATGGAAGAGTTCAATGGCCTGTGGTATCAGTTCATCATCACGCAGCGTACGGGAAATGGTTGTTTGTTTTGATGTGGTCTCAAAATCGGGATAACGGATCTTGACGGCGATGCATCCAGCCAGCTTTTCATCTCTTCGTAATTCAAAGGCCACTCTTTCTGTGAGCCTCACCAATTCACTCAATAAGAAATCCGTGTCGGCTGTATTTTCATGGAACGTGTTTTCACTCGATATCGATTTTGCTTCATGATAAGCATGTACCTGGCTGTTATGGATGCCCTGCGATTTTTTCCAGAGGTCGGAACCGGTCTTACCTAGTTTTTTCTCGAGTACTGCAACAGGTGTCTCACTCAGGTCACGTATGGTATGTATGCCCATTGCCTTGAGCAGCAGGAAAGTTTGTTCTCCCACTCCGGGGAATTTGTTCACCGGCAACGGAGCCAGGAAGTCTTTTTCTTTACCGGGTTGTACAAAAAGATACCCATTGGGCTTGGCTTCATCGGTAGCAATCTTGGCTACCATTTTATTCGCAGCCAAACCAAATGAAATGGGTAATTGGGTTTTATCGATGATCTCCTGCCGCAGGTCAATGGTCCATTGATACGGATCGAAGAAGCGGTCCATACCTGTGAGATCGATATAAAATTCATCGATGGACGCTTTTTCAAACAAAGGGGCTTTGGCGGCAATGATATCGGTCACCCATTGGGAATAGCGGCGGTATTCTGCATGTGTGCCGCGGAGTACAACAGCATGCGGACAAAGCTTCATAGCCCTGCTCATAGACATAGCGCTGCGTACGCCGAATTTCCGTGCTTCGTAACTGCAGGAAGTCACAACTCCTCTTTCAGGTGTACCACCCACGATCACTGCTTTGCCTTTCAGGGCGGGCTGCTGCAGCAATTCAACACTCACAAAAAAGGAATCGAGATCGAAATGGGCAATATAACGCTGCTGTTCTGCCATACGCCTACTAAGTTAGAGAGATTTCAAAAGGGTCAGCGGTAAATATCCAGCAGTCCGTCCGGCAGTGTAACATGCACTTCTTTTCGTGCATGATCAATGCTGTCCAATGTTTCAGCATGTAAGGGTATCAATGCTTCATTGCCGTTGAGGCTGATGCGCAACAACACCTGGTGCGGCTGCTCTATCACTTCTTCAATGGGACCCAGGTGCTCGGCTTCGTCGGTAATGAGTTCAAAGCCCAGCAATGAAATGGGGGCAGATTTGCCGGCCAGCTTGCGGAAATCGGCTTCGGGCAGCCATACATTGCGTGTAGCAAGCCGGTTGGCGGCTTCTTTGGTATGAACGCCCTCCAGTTTGATATAGGTTTCGGAATGATCTTTCGCTTTTGAAGATTCGATGAAATAGGGCAGGTAAGCGCCTTTCACCTCTTCAACGAAGATGGCTTCCAGTCCTGCGAAAGTGGTCTTCTTACCCAATGCATGCTTGAGTATCACTTCTCCTTTCAAACCAAAACTGGCTACGATCTTACCAATATGGATATAATCATTCATACAGTAAAAATAAAAACAAAGCCCCAACAATGTCGGGGCTTTGCAACTATGGTTTCATCCCATTAAGCTTCAGCAGTTCCTTCAGAAGCTTCTTCCTGTTTGCTTTCCACCTTCCTTACTACGGGTGTGTAAGCTTTACGGGCTCTCTGGGCTTTTCTGTGCTCTTCGTTACGACGGGTGATGTTTGCTTCGTGCTCACTATGCCATGCCTGGAATTTGGTCATTGCAGTAGCATCATCAAACAGTCCCAGTTTCACACCTCTCAGCAGGTGTTTCAGGTACAATACTCCCTTGAAAGAGAGGATACGGCGAACTGTATCGGTGGGCTGAGCTCCCTTGTGCAGCCATTCCAGTGCTTTCTGACGATCGAGCTGGATGGTAGCGGGTACAGTAAGCGGGTTGTAAGTTCCGATCTTTTGGATGAACTTACCGTCTCTTGGCGCACGTGCATCGGCAACTACAATGAAGTAGAAGGGCCGTTTTTTGCTGCCGTGGCGTTGTAGTCTCATTTTGACTGCCATGTTAAATAGAAATTTAAAGGCGTTAAGAAATTAGTTAACAAATCAGACCGCGAAATTAGCCCAAAATCTTAAAAAATCAAAGTACTAGTCTACCAAACTTGTTATGATTCTGTAAAAACTACCGCTTCATGCCAGGGAACCTGCCTCCCATGGGCATGTTATTCATCATTTTCATCATCTGTTTCATCTGCTCAAACTGCTTCATAAAAGCATTTAGTTCCTGGATACTCTTGCCACTGCCTTTGGCGATCCTTTCCCTGCGGGATGGGGTCATTGCATCGGGATTGGACCTTTCGAATGGGGTCATGGACTGTATCATGGCTTCGATGCCTTTGAAAGCATCGTCGTTGATATCTACATCTTTGATGGCCTTGCCCACACCGGGAATCATACCCATCAGGTCTTTCAGATTACCCATTTTTTTGATCTGTGCAAGCTGGTCGAGAAAATCCTGAAAATCGAACTGGTTCTTGCGGATCTTTTTCTCCAGTTTTTTAGCCTCCGCTTCATCGTACTGCGCCTGGGCTTTTTCTACCAGCGTAGTAATATCACCCATGCCCAGGATACGTTGTGCCATCCTTTCAGGATAGAACACATCCAGTGTATCCATCTTCTCACCACTGCTCACAAACTTGATGGGCTTGTTCACCGTGTACTTGATAGATAAAGCCGCACCACCGCGTGTATCACCATCGAGCTTGGTAAGCACCACACCGCTGAAATCGAGCCGGTCATTGAAAGCTTTGGCTGTGTTTACCGCGTCTTGTCCGGTCATGGAATCCACTACAAACAATATCTCGGCAGGATTCACCGCCTGTTTGATATTGGCCACTTCGGTCATCATCGCTTCATCGATGGCCAGTCGCCCCGCCGTATCGATGATGATCACATTCTTATTTTTAGCTTTCGCTTCTTTGATGGCATTTTGGGCAATCGCTACGGCATCTTTGTTTTCCCGTTCGCTGTAAATATCCACACCCACTTGTTCTGCCAGCACGGTCAACTGGTCTATCGCCGCGGGACGATAGATATCGGCCGCTACCAGCAAGGGTGATTTACCTTTTTTTGTTTTGAGGTAATTGGCCAGTTTACCGGCGAAAGTGGTTTTACCACTACCCTGTAGCCCGGCGATGAGTATGATGGCAGGATTGCCTGTGATGTTGAACTGCGCTTCGGTGCCGCCCATGAGCTCGGCGAGTTCGTCTTTCACGATCTTCACCATCAACTGCCCGGGGCTGATGGCATTGATCACTTTTTCTCCTACCGCTTTTTCCTTCACCCTATCGGTGAATTCCTTGGCTATCTTGAAATTC
Coding sequences within it:
- the ffh gene encoding signal recognition particle protein — translated: MFNSLSEKLESAFKNLRGEARINDLNVANTVKDIRRALIDADVNFKIAKEFTDRVKEKAVGEKVINAISPGQLMVKIVKDELAELMGGTEAQFNITGNPAIILIAGLQGSGKTTFAGKLANYLKTKKGKSPLLVAADIYRPAAIDQLTVLAEQVGVDIYSERENKDAVAIAQNAIKEAKAKNKNVIIIDTAGRLAIDEAMMTEVANIKQAVNPAEILFVVDSMTGQDAVNTAKAFNDRLDFSGVVLTKLDGDTRGGAALSIKYTVNKPIKFVSSGEKMDTLDVFYPERMAQRILGMGDITTLVEKAQAQYDEAEAKKLEKKIRKNQFDFQDFLDQLAQIKKMGNLKDLMGMIPGVGKAIKDVDINDDAFKGIEAMIQSMTPFERSNPDAMTPSRRERIAKGSGKSIQELNAFMKQFEQMKQMMKMMNNMPMGGRFPGMKR